One Scomber japonicus isolate fScoJap1 chromosome 1, fScoJap1.pri, whole genome shotgun sequence DNA window includes the following coding sequences:
- the LOC128380597 gene encoding high choriolytic enzyme 1-like, with translation MSPSVSLLLLLLLGLSQANSIEEEDIEDEVNDDTVDIGTRILMSNNATDEILLEGDLLAPKTRNAIRCWSQSCMWRKARNGQVVVPFAISGQFSSYERQTIERAMRGFHSSTCIRFVPRGRERDFLSIESRGGCFSALGRSGGMQVLSINKQGCMYHGIIQHEIIHALGFQHEQTRSDRDGYVKINWQNMNRAMAYNFHKQNTNNLNTPYDYSSIMHYGRTAFSINGRDTITPIPNANTRIGQRRGMSGWDVKRINLLYRC, from the coding sequence ATGAGTCCCTCTgtcagcctgctgctgctgctgctgctcggccTCTCTCAGGCGAATTCTATCGAGGAGGAAGACATCGAAGACGAGGTGAATGATGACACTGTTGACATCGGCACCAGAATTCTGATGTCCAACAACGCCACCGATGAGATACTGCTGGAAGGAGACCTGCTGGCTCCCAAAACCAGAAACGCCATACGATGCTGGTCCCAGAGCTGCATGTGGAGGAAGGCCCGTAATGGCCAGGTGGTGGTCCCTTTCGCTATCAGTGGTCAGTTCAGCAGCTATGAGAGGCAGACAATCGAGAGAGCCATGAGAGGCTTCCACAGCAGTACCTGCATCCGCTTTGTCCCCCGTGGGAGAGAGCGTGACTTCCTCAGCATCGAGAGCAGAGGTGGATGCTTCTCAGCTCTGGGCAGATCAGGAGGCATGCAGGTGCTCTCTATCAACAAGCAGGGCTGCATGTACCACGGCATCATCCAGCACGAGATTATCCACGCTCTGGGCTTCCAGCACGAGCAGACCAGGAGCGACCGTGATGGCTACGTCAAGATCAACTGGCAGAACATGAACCGAGCCATGGCATACAACTTCCACAAGCAGAACACCAACAACCTGAACACTCCTTACGACTACTCCTCCATCATGCACTATGGAAGAACAGCCTTCTCCATCAACGGCAGGGACACCATCACCCCCATCCCCAACGCCAACACCCGGATCGGTCAGAGGCGAGGCATGTCAGGCTGGGACGTCAAAAGGATCAACCTGCTCTACAGATGCTAA